Proteins encoded together in one Perognathus longimembris pacificus isolate PPM17 chromosome 8, ASM2315922v1, whole genome shotgun sequence window:
- the Mrpl33 gene encoding 39S ribosomal protein L33, mitochondrial, translating into MLLSAVSLAKSKSKTILVKMVSLAGTGFSFNTKRSRIREKLTILHYDPIVHKKVLFTEQRKIRSL; encoded by the exons ATGCTGCTCTCCGCCGTCTCCC TGGCCAAAAGCAAGTCAAA AACCATTCTGGTGAAAATGGTGAGCCTAGCTGGGACAGGTTTCTCCTTCAACACCAAGAGAAGCCGAATCCGAGAGAAACTGACTATTTTGCATTACGATCCAATTG TGCACAAAAAAGTCCTCTtcacggaacagagaaaaatacgcTCGCTCTGA